Proteins encoded within one genomic window of Nonomuraea gerenzanensis:
- a CDS encoding putative bifunctional diguanylate cyclase/phosphodiesterase encodes MTDPTDTRDTGPRVGTPLWGYLAGITVIGFTALVVAMLRLDSAGVAGLARTPLFWVLAVLAILGELRPVMVSSAAAVGGTYPSTMFTFAVLLHLGLPVAVLMQAVAVVMNGVVTRKSWHRVMFNIAQSTLALTAAAVVLSTFGIVPSPAVPWVPGGGDLLAIALAGIAYFATRATLVSGAVALHERRSLVRVLKATVGPQSLVYTGLLGLAPLVVVVMSHSPGLVPLFVAPLAAVYFTATLSMRRDHQALHDELTGLPNRKMLIVSTEEALAEARQDERVGLFLLDLDRFKEVNDTLGHPVGDRLLQLIAHRLTHSVRPGDVVARLGGDEFAVLLPSIRDAHAAREVAARLRAALTEPVRLEGMTFDLDASVGIALFPDHAPDFELLLQRADVAMYLAKEGRTGVELYQPDKDRNSPERLTLLGDLRRAIDNRELRLHYQPKVGLGGGDIQGVEALLRWRHPVHGPIAPSDFVPLAEQSYLMRQLTAYVIEEALEQAAAWWHTGLRVQISVNISARDLLASALPEQLEVGLARYGLPPTAIQLEVTERILTGDQAYTQETIKALATLGVPLALDDFGTGYSSLIRLQRLAVSEVKIDASFVRRIAESEDDYRIVRSIVDLVRSLGLRSVAEGVESDDVAMRLVEMGCDVGQGWLFCHPMPAEETGVWLRDRVGAEVEYGYQPEVSSSA; translated from the coding sequence ATGACTGACCCAACCGACACCCGCGACACCGGACCACGCGTCGGCACGCCCTTGTGGGGATACCTCGCGGGCATCACCGTGATCGGCTTCACCGCCCTGGTGGTGGCCATGCTCAGGCTCGACTCCGCCGGGGTGGCGGGGCTGGCCCGCACGCCGCTGTTCTGGGTGCTCGCGGTGCTGGCGATCCTGGGGGAGCTCCGGCCCGTCATGGTGTCGTCCGCCGCGGCCGTGGGCGGCACCTATCCGTCCACCATGTTCACCTTCGCCGTGCTGCTCCACCTCGGGCTGCCCGTGGCGGTGCTGATGCAGGCCGTCGCCGTGGTGATGAACGGCGTGGTGACGCGCAAGTCGTGGCACCGGGTCATGTTCAACATCGCCCAGTCCACGCTCGCGCTGACCGCCGCGGCCGTGGTGCTGAGCACGTTCGGCATCGTGCCGAGCCCTGCCGTGCCGTGGGTGCCCGGAGGGGGCGACCTGCTGGCGATCGCGCTGGCCGGCATCGCGTACTTCGCGACCAGGGCCACCCTCGTCAGCGGCGCGGTCGCGCTGCACGAGCGGCGCTCGCTCGTGCGCGTGCTGAAGGCCACCGTGGGCCCGCAGAGCCTCGTCTACACCGGCCTGCTGGGCCTGGCGCCCCTGGTCGTGGTGGTCATGAGCCACTCGCCGGGCCTCGTGCCGCTCTTCGTCGCGCCCCTGGCCGCCGTCTACTTCACCGCCACGCTGTCCATGCGCCGCGACCACCAGGCCCTGCACGACGAGCTGACCGGCCTGCCCAACCGCAAGATGCTCATCGTCAGCACCGAGGAGGCGCTGGCCGAGGCGCGCCAGGACGAGCGGGTCGGGCTGTTCCTGCTGGACCTCGACCGGTTCAAGGAGGTCAACGACACGCTGGGGCACCCGGTGGGCGACCGGCTGCTGCAGCTGATCGCGCACCGGCTCACCCATTCCGTACGGCCCGGCGACGTCGTGGCCAGGCTGGGCGGCGACGAGTTCGCGGTGCTGCTGCCCTCGATCAGGGACGCGCACGCGGCCAGGGAGGTGGCGGCCCGGCTGCGTGCCGCGCTGACCGAGCCCGTCCGCCTGGAGGGCATGACCTTCGACCTCGACGCGTCCGTGGGCATCGCGCTCTTCCCCGACCACGCGCCCGACTTCGAGCTGCTGCTGCAACGCGCCGACGTGGCCATGTACCTGGCCAAGGAGGGCCGCACCGGCGTCGAGCTCTACCAGCCCGACAAGGACCGCAACTCGCCCGAGCGCCTCACGCTGCTCGGCGACCTGCGCCGGGCCATCGACAACCGCGAGCTGCGCCTGCACTACCAGCCCAAGGTGGGGCTGGGGGGCGGCGACATCCAGGGCGTCGAGGCGCTGCTGCGCTGGCGGCATCCGGTGCACGGGCCGATCGCGCCGTCGGACTTCGTGCCGCTGGCCGAGCAGTCGTACCTGATGCGGCAGCTCACCGCGTACGTGATCGAGGAGGCGCTGGAGCAGGCGGCGGCCTGGTGGCACACGGGGCTGCGGGTGCAGATCTCGGTGAACATCTCCGCCCGCGACCTGCTCGCCTCGGCGCTGCCCGAGCAGCTGGAGGTGGGCCTGGCCAGGTACGGCCTGCCGCCCACCGCCATCCAGCTGGAGGTCACCGAGCGCATCCTGACCGGCGACCAGGCCTACACGCAGGAGACCATCAAGGCGCTGGCCACGCTCGGCGTCCCGCTGGCGCTCGACGACTTCGGCACCGGCTACTCCTCGCTGATCCGGCTCCAGCGGCTCGCGGTCTCGGAGGTCAAGATCGACGCCTCGTTCGTGCGCCGGATCGCCGAGTCGGAGGACGACTACCGCATCGTGCGCTCCATCGTGGACCTGGTCCGCTCGCTCGGGCTGCGGTCGGTCGCCGAGGGCGTCGAGTCGGACGACGTGGCGATGCGGCTGGTGGAGATGGGGTGCGACGTGGGGCAGGGCTGGCTGTTCTGCCATCCGATGCCGGCCGAGGAGACGGGGGTGTGGCTGCGGGATCGGGTGGGGGCCGAGGTGGAGTACGGGTACCAGCCGGAGGTCAGCAGCTCGGCCTGA